CACCGGAAAAGTGCAAACAGAAAAATGTATTTTGCTTTTTTAACACCCGTTATGAAAAAACTTCTGCTTGCCGCCAGCTTTGTATTTTGCCTGCAAACCCACAGTGCTGCCACATCTTCCCGGTCTGCCGCTGACTCCCTGACCTGGTATACCTCTTTTGACGGCACCCGCATTCACTATACGGTGAAAGGTACCGGCATCCCCGTCATCCTGCTACACGGTTTTATTGTGAATGCCAGCTCCTGGGAAAAAACGCCGCTGCTGGACTCCCTGCTGTTGCATGGATTCCAGGTAATTATGCCGGATATGCGTGGCAACGGGACTTCCGGTCATCCGAAAGACAGCACCGGCTACCTCAACGATGCAGAAGCCAGGGATATCATGGGATTAGCTACTTATCTGCAACTCCCATCTTATAAAGTAGTGGGCTATTCCCGCGGATCGATCATCACAGCCCGTTTGCTGGTATTAGACAAACGGGTTACCTGCGGGGTGATGGGAGGTATGGGTACCGCCTTTACCAACCCGGCCTGGCCACGCCGGCAACAGTTCTATGAAGCCCTTTCCGGAAAAAATGTACCGGAACTGGCAGCCATGGTGAAAAATGTGCAGGCCGCCGGGTTAGACCAGCAGGCTCTTGCCTGGATGCAACTGGGGCAACCCGCTACTTCACCCGCTGAACTGGCCGCAGTAACCCAGCCGGTATTGGTGATTGGTGGTGATAAAGATGAAGATAACGACACCGGCGGTTCCCTGGCAGCAATGATGCCGCGCGGGATGCATGGCACAGTAGCCGGTAATCATAATAGTGTAGTCCGCTCCCCGGATTTTGCCAGATGGGTACTGGACTTCCTGAAAAAACACTAGCTAACGGTGAGTACTTCTCCGGTTATAGCAATTTTATAGGCAGCCAGCGGATTCGGTGCTGGTCCGGTATTTACGGCACCACTGAGGGCATACCTGCTACCATGGCCGCAAGGTGCGTTACATTCAATCAGTTTTGTGCTTTTGTTGTAAGTAGCTACCGTACATCCCTGATGGGTACAGGTGCTGGATAAAGCCGTAAAATCACCCGCAGTTTTGCCGGTACCTGTGCGGATAATAATCACACCATTGGAAATCCTGAAATCACCGATGTTAGGCAGATCACTGGTCAGGTTAAGGGTTAATTTTGCAGTGTTGCCGGGTGGTGGTGGCGTAGAACCGCCGTATCCACCGCCGCCTTTACTACAGGCTGCCAAACCCGCTGTACAGGCCAATGCCAGCGTAAGACCAATATTAGATACAAAGTCCCTTCTTTCCATAAAAAGTTTTTAGATGAATAAAATGAGCGTTGCTCTTTTTACGCAAAAGGAAAGAGGGTGGTTGCCTGCCCGTTAACAAAATGGATCAGGCTTGTTGGAGTAATTGATTGAAGTAGGCGGGCGCTTCGCGTAACCGGCTGCCGTACCAGGAAAACATTTCACCGTCTGCAAGCAGGATGCGTGCATCGGGCAGGAGTTCCTGTAATGCTGCCATATGTTTCTCCCGGAAAGGATAAGGTTCTGAGGAAAGTAGTACCAGTTTACATCCGCTGCCAGCCAGTTGTGCAGCATCTACTTCGGGATAACGTTGCAGGTTTCCGAATACATTTTGTAATCCACACATCCGCATCATTTCATGGATGAAGGTGTCGCCACCCGCTACCATCCAGGGATTGCGCCATATGAAATAGGCGGTGGGAACAGGCGCCGGTAGGGGCCTGAGCTGTGCAAAGCCCGATTTAATATCCGTGATAAGTGTGGTTGCCTGCACTTCCCGGCCGGTAATGGCGCCAACACCGGCTATCATTTCATAAGCATCTTCCAGCGATTGTATATCACTTACCCATACCGGAAATTCTTCCATGAGGGCCTGTACATCTGTGGCCAGGTTTTCTTCTTTATTGGCAATGATCAGGTCCGGGGCAAGCTGTCGTATCGTATCCAGCTGTACATTTTTGGTGCCACCTACCCGCGTTTTATTTTTAAACCACGTGGACGGATGTACGCAGAATTTAGTGATCCCCGTTACTTCCTTTTCCAGGCCCA
The Chitinophaga sp. MM2321 DNA segment above includes these coding regions:
- a CDS encoding alpha/beta hydrolase — encoded protein: MKKLLLAASFVFCLQTHSAATSSRSAADSLTWYTSFDGTRIHYTVKGTGIPVILLHGFIVNASSWEKTPLLDSLLLHGFQVIMPDMRGNGTSGHPKDSTGYLNDAEARDIMGLATYLQLPSYKVVGYSRGSIITARLLVLDKRVTCGVMGGMGTAFTNPAWPRRQQFYEALSGKNVPELAAMVKNVQAAGLDQQALAWMQLGQPATSPAELAAVTQPVLVIGGDKDEDNDTGGSLAAMMPRGMHGTVAGNHNSVVRSPDFARWVLDFLKKH
- a CDS encoding Rieske 2Fe-2S domain-containing protein, which translates into the protein MERRDFVSNIGLTLALACTAGLAACSKGGGGYGGSTPPPPGNTAKLTLNLTSDLPNIGDFRISNGVIIIRTGTGKTAGDFTALSSTCTHQGCTVATYNKSTKLIECNAPCGHGSRYALSGAVNTGPAPNPLAAYKIAITGEVLTVS
- a CDS encoding helical backbone metal receptor — protein: MVFTDQLHRKITLANPPGKIVSLVPSQTELLYTLGLEKEVTGITKFCVHPSTWFKNKTRVGGTKNVQLDTIRQLAPDLIIANKEENLATDVQALMEEFPVWVSDIQSLEDAYEMIAGVGAITGREVQATTLITDIKSGFAQLRPLPAPVPTAYFIWRNPWMVAGGDTFIHEMMRMCGLQNVFGNLQRYPEVDAAQLAGSGCKLVLLSSEPYPFREKHMAALQELLPDARILLADGEMFSWYGSRLREAPAYFNQLLQQA